ACAGCCGACCCGAGGTCGAGTTTCGAGGCATACCGCGGCAGGTACTGCGTGGGATCGATCGGGCCCGTCGGCAGCCCGAGTTCGCGGTTCAGAGCGTCGTATGCGACCTCGAGTTCGTCGCTGTCAGCGCGTGCGATGTCGGCAATCTCATCGGTCGTCCGAGGGACCGAGCGTGTCCGGCAGATCGCGTAAATAGCGGCAGCGGCGAACCCCTCGAGCGAGCGGCCCTGAAAGAGTCCCTCGGACTGGGCGGACTCGAAAAGGGCACAGGCCTGCTCCCTTGTGGAATCGGGCAACGAGAGCAAGGCAGTAATCCGCCTGATTTCGGCGAACCCGTACACTTGGTTTCGTTCAGCTTTCGATGAGATCCGTGCGCGATTGTGCTCCCGTCGTAACCGCGCAATCTGTCGGCGTTTGCGACCGGTGAGCCGAGAGCTGTAGCTCGAGTCCGAGCCGGACCCATATCCAATCTCTGTCGAAAGCCCCCGATTGTGTCTCGAGCGAGTAAGCGGTGCGCCGGTTCGTCGCCGGTCGGTGTCACCGTCCTCGAACGATCGCCATTCAGGTCCGCGGTCGATCACATCTTTCGCAGAGATCAACCCGCATTCCTCACAGACGATTTCAGTACCCCTCTTCCGTAATCTGCCATCGCACTCAGGGCAGATTGCAGCCGAATCGGCATCCGCCATTAGTTATTGGCCCCTA
This genomic stretch from Natrinema sp. SYSU A 869 harbors:
- a CDS encoding transcription initiation factor IIB family protein, which encodes MADADSAAICPECDGRLRKRGTEIVCEECGLISAKDVIDRGPEWRSFEDGDTDRRRTGAPLTRSRHNRGLSTEIGYGSGSDSSYSSRLTGRKRRQIARLRREHNRARISSKAERNQVYGFAEIRRITALLSLPDSTREQACALFESAQSEGLFQGRSLEGFAAAAIYAICRTRSVPRTTDEIADIARADSDELEVAYDALNRELGLPTGPIDPTQYLPRYASKLDLGSAVERRAREHVDALLEAGLIGGRNPSGVAAGCLYRAAGEREEWPSLTQAAAAAVADVAAVTIRSTVTNIDEL